One genomic window of Alphaproteobacteria bacterium includes the following:
- a CDS encoding DUF1501 domain-containing protein, translated as MSNFSNLSRRGFLKIGGACAGLAVTAGMPELSYATVPGNKIFVFVMQNGGPDALDYVCPFNDSIYRNERPVLRRSAPGIDASSVLDINHGYYGLSPNLGSMRNLYMSGKVGFFHSVAFSDSQVHGGSHFAATNDMVRGAPNDSAVRTGWVNRLMQVLGGATGMSMAESNRSMPFLDGSGNVLTYQAPGPATDVGLVNMMRELYSPLSGLSDLLQQGYSQDMVLSSSLAGHENLTNAPRINDMCNALRERMALAAYMAIAGVANCFVLRGDGNDTHNGAVVAQWARAYADGMAAFHAIMEGAGRSNDYLVVTGGEFGRTVNESDNGTQHGDGGLMTVMSGNSTLMAGIGGQVLPGQLNLNQRSINNSMRPTVYAYDIIRGLLRAFYGLTNAEAMQVFPNRIISNVGGNA; from the coding sequence ATGAGTAACTTTTCCAATCTCAGCAGGCGCGGTTTTTTAAAAATTGGCGGCGCATGCGCTGGATTAGCGGTCACGGCCGGTATGCCGGAATTATCCTATGCCACTGTGCCGGGAAACAAAATATTTGTTTTTGTCATGCAAAATGGCGGACCAGACGCGTTGGATTATGTATGTCCATTCAATGATTCGATTTACCGCAACGAACGCCCGGTTTTGCGCCGATCCGCGCCAGGAATCGACGCCAGTTCAGTATTGGATATCAATCACGGTTATTATGGGCTAAGTCCGAATCTTGGATCGATGCGTAATTTATATATGTCTGGAAAGGTTGGATTTTTCCACTCTGTCGCATTTAGCGATTCGCAAGTGCATGGAGGATCGCATTTTGCCGCCACAAACGATATGGTCAGAGGGGCGCCCAATGACAGCGCTGTACGCACAGGATGGGTTAATCGTTTGATGCAGGTGTTGGGCGGTGCAACAGGCATGTCGATGGCGGAATCCAATCGCTCTATGCCATTTCTCGATGGCAGCGGAAATGTTCTAACCTATCAGGCGCCGGGACCCGCGACCGACGTTGGTCTTGTTAATATGATGCGCGAACTATACAGCCCTCTAAGCGGATTAAGCGATTTGTTGCAGCAAGGTTATTCTCAGGACATGGTACTTAGCTCTTCTTTGGCTGGTCATGAAAACCTGACGAATGCCCCGCGCATTAATGATATGTGCAATGCTTTGCGGGAAAGAATGGCGCTGGCCGCATATATGGCGATTGCCGGTGTTGCAAATTGTTTTGTTCTGCGGGGCGATGGCAATGATACCCATAATGGCGCGGTGGTAGCGCAATGGGCCCGCGCTTATGCCGACGGGATGGCTGCTTTTCACGCGATCATGGAAGGCGCCGGCCGTTCCAACGATTATTTGGTGGTAACTGGCGGTGAATTCGGCCGGACAGTAAATGAAAGCGATAACGGCACGCAACACGGCGATGGTGGCTTGATGACGGTAATGTCCGGCAATTCAACCCTAATGGCTGGGATTGGCGGTCAGGTTTTACCGGGACAATTAAACTTGAATCAGCGCTCCATCAATAATTCTATGCGGCCGACAGTATATGCTTATGACATTATACGAGGCTTATTGCGCGCGTTTTATGGTTTAACCAATGCAGAAGCGATGCAAGTATTTCCAAACCGTATAATTAGCAATGTTGGAGGCAATGCCTAA
- a CDS encoding cold-shock protein: protein MPNGTVKWFNPNKGFGFIQPEDGSKDVFVHITAVEQAGLKNLNEGQKISYEIVTQKGKPAAANLKLVA, encoded by the coding sequence ATGCCTAACGGTACCGTAAAATGGTTCAATCCAAATAAAGGCTTTGGTTTCATTCAACCGGAAGATGGATCGAAAGATGTTTTCGTTCACATTACGGCGGTGGAACAAGCTGGCTTGAAAAACTTGAACGAAGGCCAAAAAATCAGTTATGAAATCGTAACCCAAAAAGGTAAACCAGCCGCAGCCAACTTAAAATTGGTTGCTTAG
- the queA gene encoding tRNA preQ1(34) S-adenosylmethionine ribosyltransferase-isomerase QueA has translation MNATALTLKDFDFDLPQDRIASRPISPRDTAKLLVVKDGGLMDRQVCDLPQLLRAGDLLVFNDTKVIPARLIGDCNGRKIEVLLHRPSAGNWQAMARPAKKLRLGDTIVFGKDFSAEVRAKDPEQGFVYLRLLAKRDDIMGALAQYGHIPIPPYFNREDDEQDKRDYQTIFAKSEGAVAAPTAGLHFTESLLNNLKQSGIDHAFVTLHVGAGTFAPVRAEKLSDHVMHAEWYDVSPKTADKISEVKKNGGRVVAIGTTVARSLESAGSRGEIAARQGETQIFITPGYSFKIVDILFTNFHLPQSTLLMLVSAFAGMETIKNAYAHAIANQYRFYSYGDACLLFPGK, from the coding sequence ATGAATGCAACCGCATTAACATTGAAAGATTTCGACTTTGATTTGCCGCAAGACCGGATCGCGTCGCGTCCGATTTCACCGCGCGATACTGCGAAATTGCTGGTGGTTAAAGATGGCGGATTGATGGATCGGCAGGTGTGCGATTTGCCGCAATTATTGCGCGCGGGCGATTTGCTGGTATTCAACGATACCAAGGTTATTCCCGCCCGGTTGATCGGCGATTGCAATGGCAGGAAAATAGAAGTGTTGTTGCATCGGCCGTCCGCCGGCAATTGGCAAGCCATGGCGCGGCCAGCGAAAAAACTGCGCCTGGGCGATACGATTGTTTTCGGCAAGGATTTCAGCGCCGAAGTGCGCGCCAAAGATCCGGAACAAGGTTTTGTTTATCTGCGGCTTTTGGCGAAACGCGACGATATTATGGGCGCGCTGGCGCAATATGGGCATATTCCGATTCCGCCATATTTCAATCGTGAAGATGACGAGCAGGATAAGCGCGATTATCAAACGATTTTCGCCAAATCCGAAGGCGCTGTGGCCGCGCCAACGGCCGGGCTGCATTTCACGGAATCATTATTGAATAATTTAAAACAATCCGGCATCGATCATGCGTTTGTTACATTGCATGTCGGCGCCGGGACTTTTGCGCCGGTTCGCGCGGAAAAATTATCCGACCACGTCATGCATGCGGAATGGTATGACGTGTCGCCGAAAACCGCGGATAAGATCAGTGAAGTCAAAAAAAATGGCGGACGTGTTGTCGCGATTGGAACCACAGTGGCACGGTCGCTGGAATCGGCCGGATCTCGCGGAGAAATCGCGGCGCGCCAGGGCGAAACGCAAATCTTCATCACGCCGGGCTATTCATTTAAAATTGTCGATATTCTATTCACCAATTTTCACTTGCCGCAATCGACTTTGCTGATGTTGGTGTCGGCCTTTGCGGGAATGGAAACCATTAAAAATGCATATGCGCATGCTATCGC